The DNA segment tatataggaGTAAAACGAGTTCTTTATAtttgcttttttaaaaaaagtggtACTTGGATGATTCCATTTgttcttatatttcttttatttttgctaaTTTGGAAGTTTTGCGTGAATACTTTAGATGCCGATAATGTATactttttaatactattttatttatttttcagagATCAATTTGAtcgtttattatattttcaaaaattaaattaaatgttaataaatatataatttccaTAACAGattgaatgattttttaattttaaaattaatttatccaGTTGTTATAATTTTAGGTAATAAATTAATAACCGACTTGCTATAAAATTACTAAAGAGGTTTCAGTGAAAAGAATGTGTGacaattttcaatttgaatGTTGGTAAGACGCTAAAAATGATGCTCTTTTCGATACTTTTATAAGtgatgtaatttcatttttgtcatGTCCGCCATGTCCATTATTTACGTTGAGTCgatttttttttaagcaaaTATTTTGCTTTATGAGTAAAATCATAAATTCGTTTggtgaaaaataaaagagtagcataatatatttaattactcTTATAAACAAGTATACTTCAGattgtaaataaataatctaGCTactaaatatttctaaaatatattttattcgtTATTGTCATATATATGTTACAAACAAAAAATCTTGACAAAACacacatttatataaataaatataaatttattttataaattagacttaaaatttattttttaattgtgatgAATTACTCAAACTCCCTGTTTTAACaaagtttattttctgtttattaCATCACCTTGTTATCGGATCAACCACGAACATCTAATCTCGTACTAACAGGGTAAGATGGTTTGATCTCTACCCCTCTGATACACTACAAATGACTATGcaagttaaacaaaataatataaagttcaAATGGATTtgcaaagaaaggaaaatcttTACTAAATCAAAGCCATATCGATACTAAAAGaagaagattttttattttcaagaagTAATtcgtataataatatatgaatttaatataattaatagtagttaattaaagatataaaattaaaaatatatttgttatattgaaccaacatttaattataatagttaaattaatttcGTATAAGTTATAACAAACGGTGAACTTTCACGATTAAAAACTTGTATAAAATGTATAAGTGATTTATAAATTATACGATACGATAATATCTATTAAAAAGTGACACCAAGGGTGTGTATATTTTGGAGAAAGAATTTGGGAGAGAGTGAGATGCTTCTAAATTGCATATTGAATATGCTTCTAAATTGTTTATTGAAGAAACTTCACACAACATTGTTCAACAAATATTAGGTGGTGTACTTCCCATTTTCACATCATCTctatttcttaaagaaaaaaaagtcattttaataacatttttttaacaactttttaacaacgcGTGACAGTTtctgattggtctgttttaaatattttttaaacgtaaattcaaatagaccaataaagtaATGACACGTGTttcgttgtaaaaaaagttatcaaaaaatattgtcaaaatatcatcatccattTCTTAATAGTACAAGTTAGATAGGTAATCGTGTTAGAACCAACAAAGAAGTTGAGCAGTCCACAACACAAGCCGTTATTCTTTCAATAATTggcttttaaacaatttttgtttttttttatttatattgtgtaTTGAAATCTTTTAAGAATCAGTATATGAATTTTTTTGGATTCTTCATGTTTTCCTTTTCACGTTAAATAGGAAATGTTTTAAGAGAAAATGATGCAAATGTTAATTAAGGATCTAAATCATATACAcggtttctttttccttccaacaaaaatagtttttaaaaaaataggtgtaatttattatatgtgtataattaaatattatatatgtatattatacttagctattttatattttattcttcaaatttattatatttattaacatattattatttatttatataattcaattttaactgataaattattttacttctcATGGTGttagaaatgaaattttatttttttattttgaatttatgatGATGAGTGTACCATGCACCTGTAACCTGCCACCATAGCTGCTTCATCTTAGACTCTGCAACAGGTTACGATCCAATGAGATGTGACATCTTTAAATGGCAATGCCAAATTTGGAATGCTATGTAggtgttattattattgatgcAGATGTTGTTCACCTTTAAATGGAAAAGCATCTCACATCTCTATGCTGCTTTGCCCATGCTGGATTCAACTTTCaactctctctctttttttttttcatctttcttccAACACCAATCTCTCAATCACTTTCACAATACACTGTGATCAACCACGTTCATCATGTTGTTTGGCCCATGCACAATGGCAGTGCAGAGTGGTAGAGTGGTAGAGTGGTGGGTCCCcaacatgtttttttatctcGAATATGGCATCAGACTTCAGATTGTTCACTTCGTTGTTCATCACCCCAACATTCATATGCATCATGGATTTCTTCACTTCTTCTTTGTAAGATATAAAAAGGAAGGATATTATTAATGCCCGGAAGCAAAAATGGCTAAACTTTTCTTACTTCAAGTTAAAATAGAGTTATTATTGTAATTGCCTTATGTATACAAACACCACACAGGCCCTTATAAGCTTCTGACAAAAGGCTAATTTGGCATGTCATGAGGTATTAGAACCATGGATCATGCTGGTTTCCCAACTTTTCCACAAAACAAGGTGTCAAGAACTATAATCCTAGAACCCCATGTTTTGACTGCAAAGGTAACGTCGTGTCTGCTTGATACCTCATGTGAAACAGAACGCCATAACCATTTTCAGACTTAGTTCTAATAAATTCTCCTCCCTTCAAACACTGTCAATGCTGGAATTTAAGGTTTTCTCATTACCAATCCAAACAATGGAAAGTTAAGATTGTTATTCACACCTTCTGTCTTTGGGTTTCAGAAATAATACTTGATTATTCACTACGAATTCTTCCACAATAATTCTGGAAATGGTAATTGCGTAATGCGCCATTGTTATGTCATTTTCAGATGATTCTAACACAGTGCCAAACTGTTCtcttgttaaatttttaatttcaagcaGCGAAAAAGGAGAACGCGGAAACTTTAACACCACTTTCCAAATCAACCTTCTTTTCCTGTCTTTACAACCAAATTGGATCATGGTTAATCATTAATCAATATTCTCTATAACACTTCAATATCAACAAAATACATCACTATCTCTGCTATCGATAAATAATCACTCATATTGGTTTCTTCTTATTTTCACATTACACTTTTTAATTCTAAATCACAATTAATAGATCTCCTATAGATGAACTTACGAAGAAttcaaaaaaatgtataaaatctttagttaattaaacaaaaagactATCTGATGAGTTAAATAAATACCATATCTgctatagtttttattttgggatGGTTTGAACTTtaatcaaacatatttaatgtCTATTAAATGTCTTCTGTAgaaatatcttttcttttccatttttagttatcctttttattattataaatgtttgTTTAAGTTTGTGAATTATAGTAAATTTAGAATCAGAGGATTCccaatttttttatcagtaaaaggaaaaatacaCTTTCAAAGAACTTTGACCTAAACATACTTAACACGCAGTAATTGAAAATTGCGATCTTTTACTGagatttttagtttagtttttcatgtaaaaaaattatatataatagaactcatttataaataaaaaatcaatgccgtttttaattatttttattactaattacaatttaattaaattgtagtagaaatcataaaaagacagttttaatttgtttattgataaaagGAAGGAAGTTAATTTGAATTGAGAAAAGCGTAGTAGATCTATGGAGGAATAGGGGTAGTTGGGTAAATTTATGATGTAACATACGAACTACCCTACAACTACGAGGTTGAGGATCTTTAAGGTTAGTTCACATGATTGCCTGAACACGAAAAAGTGAGCTGAAAATGAAGCCCTTTCCCACTTCATCTTTCGACACGTGGCACTGTTGTGATATCAAAAAACCATCTTTCTCTTGGTTTCAATGGCCAATCATGACTACTGGTCACGGATCCTATTTAGGGCTTCTCCGATTTTTGCTTTGGCGCATTCTTTGAGCACCGTCGAATCCAATCCCACTTTTCAATCAACTGGCATTGCAGTATCCACTTTACGTGTTCCACAAAACTGCATTTACTCTCTTACCATACTCACAATAAATCTGAATTTcagcattttctttctttggatGGCTCCTTATCATCAATGAAAGCACAGGCCACAGGGGATGAATGTAGCAAATTAAGCTAAGAGAAAAAGACAGGTAGAGAGAGAACAACactcccattttttttttcaataactatGCATCCATTAGCGTTCCCATTTCACTTCATAACCATGCTTTTGCTGGAGAATACAATAATACACGTATCTctcagtatatatatatatcacgcTTTACAATTTACAccacatatatacatacatgtgAGAGAGATTTAATATATTCAGAATTTGGTGAGTGGATGTGAGAAAGAGAAGTTGAGAGAgttaaagagagagagagagacagagagaaagagagagagagagagatgggAAGGGGAAGAGTGGAGTTGAAGAGAATTGAGAACAAGATCAACAGGCAAGTGACCTTTGCAAAACGAAGAAACGGGCTTTTGAAGAAAGCTTATGAGCTTTCCGTTCTTTGTGATGCCGAGCTTGCTCTCATCATCTTCTCCACTAGAGGAAAGTTGTACGAGTTTTGCAGCACTTCAAGGTACttctatatctatatctatctatatacatatattcaGCAAAAGGCTTAAGAATAAGTAAGAATTAATGGACATAAGTAACATAAGAAAACTACTACAAAcccccttctctctctctttgtctATGTCTGATCACAGATATGTATGTTATGTTTGGGCATAGAACGTGGTAGCACAGAAAAAGGAACTGCAGGACCTAGCTTTTCTTGTTCTCCGCacctttctcttctttcaattttgtgacgcttttaaatgaattttgctTCCGAGATTTCCAAGCCCTCTTCCTTTGATTTTTGCTGTTTTCAGTGATTCAAGAACACCAGCTACCCTTTGCCACCTTCTGAATTCTACTTTTACCAAAACAGCATCgatattaaaaactttattttcttctttcactgTTTCGAGCTTTTCCGTTTCTGTGAATGTCTCGGCGTTTTTAGCATCTTCAGTGTTTCTGAGGCTAAGTTGATGTTAGATCTGCAACTGGAAACGCAAAGAGTTATCACTGTTGTATTTACTGTTCTATCTCTTCcttgttctttaatttttggttttccTCAAGCCCCTTCACCTTTCTCTTTCTTACCCTCTTTCGCTTCTCAACCCAGTGATcggaaatttattttttttgcttcatTTGTTTAAGTTCTTCGTAGATCTGGTTCAAAATCTTTTACTGGAAAGCTTTTGCTCAGGCTTCTGTTTCTATGCAATTAAGTGTTCGGAAAAGAACcacatcattaattattttttctgtcaagtatcatttatattatttatataatataataacaatatattagcTAGTGTCTGCTAATTTTGGCTTCAGTGTTTTAACATTCACTCGAAAAAACTAAATCATGTccactttttcattttcttttaaccaAGGCAAGGCACTCTCTAATTTACAACTTTGGCCCTACCTAGGGTTTATTTTATTCCTGCTATTAGTTCTTTGTTTCCACCATTTCTTTCCTTCTCATGTATCATTTGAAACTACTTTTTTATTTGCCTATGcatatctttatattatttatttatttatttactcatCAAGTTTTGTAATGGTACGAATTCTCTGCCACAATTTGCTCACCACTTTGTTTCTTTGGTCAATAATTCGTCTACACAATCTCCTCCATTATAATAAGCATAAACTGTTTGATATGACTTTTCAATCAGTTATATCTGTTTCAATATGCCTGGCTTGTTTGACAAACCaagattttctttctaaattatatattggcTTCTCATTACAAATTTGCATCTCCCAAAGCTGCTTTTCTGATCTAAAAACAACAGCGGTGTTTGAAGATCGAAAGAAGATGCACATGAAGGGCTACAAATACATTTTTCGGATACATAAGTACTTCTTAGTGTGTCTACATGTTCTGTGTAGTTGTGGaaatagaataattttcttaatgtttAATGACTATTTGACTATTTGGTGTGAACATGCAGCATGCTGAAAACGCTAGAGAGGTATCAGAAATGTAACTATGGAGCGCCCGAGGCCAATGCGTCAACAAAGGAAGCCTTGGTATTGGTGATTATCCTATACACCCTATTTAATTGAGCAACTGTGCATATAAAACATTCTTGGTTATTTCCAACTTGTCGTGGTTTTGGTTTATCCACTAGCTACTTACCAAACAATTTCATTTGGAGAGGCAACAAATTGTGAGAAAAAACTGAATTTGATCGGAATTTCAGTTGTTTTCAGGAAACACCAGTTGTTTTCAGTTGTTTCCACGAATTTGTTCtgttaatttttgaaacataaaaattaaaaataaacttttaggTGAGTGTAGTTCCATCAACATAATGACCACTGAGATGTAATTGAActtttgtatgtattttttgAGTAATTTTCTCACCGTGTGTGGAAGAATCGCtccttcatatgctttgatgaTGGTGGTGCGCGTTCCAAACAGGTTAATTGGTTTCATTTACTTCCTTCTCCAATGAACTACTTAGGGCATAGTTGTCCACGTACCCCCAAACCGATGTATAGATTCATGAATCATTATGTATGACTTCGTATATCTTCCCTTAATTAGGTAACTGCTATGATTTTGCTTCCATTACTATAGGAGTTAAGCAGTCAACAAGAATATTTGAAGCTGAAAGCACGGTATGAAGCTCTACAACGTTTTCAAAGGTAAAAAACATGCTCTATTATATTATCTAGTACATGCTACATATATATATCTGACTTCAACTCATCAGGAACCTTATGGGAGAAGATCTTGGCCCTCTAAGCAGCAATGAGCTTGAATCACTTGAAAGGCAGCTAGATTCGTCTTTGAAGCAAATCAGATCAACAAGGGTACTAACTAAATTTTCCATCGTTGCCAATTTCAGCTTGAAAATGATTTagaacaaattaatttatcttgGTCAAAAAGTGATGAAAAATTCATTGGAATATCATAAGTGAATGATCTTTGTCGTATATGTATTATTTTCGTAACTGCATGACATTCTACAGACCCAATTCATGCTGGATCAGCTTTCTGATAGTCAGCGCAAGGTATGATGAGAACAATTCTCAATTCCTTTTCCAGTATTGTCATTCTTCCCTTGCTAATTAACCAGTTGAATTATGTCACATGTGAAGGAACACTTGCTAGGTGAGGCAAACACAGCTCTCAGACAAAGGGTAACAAACATTTCAACACTCAACTTCACATACAGTGTTCTAATTAACGATAAAATTTGAATGTACAAAGGTGTCCTGAACTAGACAGAAGCTTTTTGAGTGACTTGTGCTGTTTTTGGCAGTTGGAAGAgtatcaaataaatcaatttcaactgAATCCCAGTGGTGAAGATATGGGTTATGACCGCCATCCAGGTCAACACCAAGGCGATGCTCTCTTTCAACCATTGGAGTGTGAGCCAACATTACAAATGGGGTATCAATTTCCTCTTCATTAAATTCTGATGCATGGTTGTTTGTGGTTACTAGCAGACAAAAACATTGTTGTTGGGATTTGATGTAAAGTAGAAACTACAAATAATGTTATGTTGATGAAATGGTGAAGCTACTCATACACATATttctaataatttgaatttgtttaacTGCAGATATAGACCTGATCCAGTATCAGTGATAACAGGAGGCCAGAGCATGAACAATTTCATGGGAGGATGGTTACCATGAAAGAGTTTGAACtgagaaatgaaattttatttgaaaggaaaatggaaatCTGTGATAGTATATGTAATAGACTCTACCTTGTAGGAACAACATAAGCAGTGATTTTGTGTGTGAGCTTTCATAAACACCACATAACTACTTAGCTACCTCCTTGTTTGGATCACCCTTTCTTCcctttattaataaaactattgTTTGCACCCTTTCTATTCACCTTCTCATGTCTTATAATAAActgatatttataaaaagaacaCAAAAGGGATGATGAATTTATAGAAAAAGGATaatgaaaagttttaaaaaaaatatatttttca comes from the Vigna radiata var. radiata cultivar VC1973A chromosome 2, Vradiata_ver6, whole genome shotgun sequence genome and includes:
- the LOC106755594 gene encoding MADS-box transcription factor 1 isoform X3, with translation MGRGRVELKRIENKINRQVTFAKRRNGLLKKAYELSVLCDAELALIIFSTRGKLYEFCSTSSMLKTLERYQKCNYGAPEANASTKEALVLELSSQQEYLKLKARYEALQRFQRNLMGEDLGPLSSNELESLERQLDSSLKQIRSTREHLLGEANTALRQRLEEYQINQFQLNPSGEDMGYDRHPGQHQGDALFQPLECEPTLQMGYRPDPVSVITGGQSMNNFMGGWLP
- the LOC106755594 gene encoding MADS-box transcription factor 1 isoform X2 codes for the protein MGRGRVELKRIENKINRQVTFAKRRNGLLKKAYELSVLCDAELALIIFSTRGKLYEFCSTSSMLKTLERYQKCNYGAPEANASTKEALELSSQQEYLKLKARYEALQRFQRNLMGEDLGPLSSNELESLERQLDSSLKQIRSTRTQFMLDQLSDSQRKEHLLGEANTALRQRLEEYQINQFQLNPSGEDMGYDRHPGQHQGDALFQPLECEPTLQMGYRPDPVSVITGGQSMNNFMGGWLP
- the LOC106755594 gene encoding MADS-box transcription factor 1 isoform X1, with protein sequence MGRGRVELKRIENKINRQVTFAKRRNGLLKKAYELSVLCDAELALIIFSTRGKLYEFCSTSSMLKTLERYQKCNYGAPEANASTKEALVLELSSQQEYLKLKARYEALQRFQRNLMGEDLGPLSSNELESLERQLDSSLKQIRSTRTQFMLDQLSDSQRKEHLLGEANTALRQRLEEYQINQFQLNPSGEDMGYDRHPGQHQGDALFQPLECEPTLQMGYRPDPVSVITGGQSMNNFMGGWLP